A single region of the Enterobacter cloacae complex sp. R_G8 genome encodes:
- the lspA gene encoding signal peptidase II, which translates to MSKTLCSTGLRWLWLVVVVLIIDLGSKYLILQNFALGDTVPLFPSLNLHYARNYGAAFSFLADSGGWQRWFFAGIAIGICVVLAVLMYRSKATQKLNNIAYALIIGGALGNLFDRLWHGFVVDMIDFYVGDWHFATFNLADSAICIGAALIVLEGFLPKPAAKEQA; encoded by the coding sequence ATGAGTAAAACTCTCTGTTCAACAGGACTGCGCTGGCTGTGGCTGGTTGTGGTGGTGCTGATTATCGATCTGGGCAGCAAATACCTGATCCTCCAGAACTTTGCTCTGGGGGATACGGTTCCGCTGTTCCCGTCGCTGAACCTGCACTATGCGCGTAACTACGGCGCGGCGTTTAGTTTCCTTGCTGACAGCGGTGGCTGGCAGCGCTGGTTCTTCGCGGGTATTGCTATCGGTATCTGTGTGGTGCTGGCGGTGCTGATGTACCGTTCGAAAGCGACGCAAAAGCTGAATAACATCGCCTACGCGCTGATCATTGGCGGCGCGTTAGGCAACCTGTTTGATCGCCTGTGGCACGGCTTTGTGGTCGATATGATCGACTTCTACGTCGGCGACTGGCACTTTGCGACCTTTAACCTCGCCGATAGCGCAATTTGTATCGGTGCGGCGTTAATCGTGCTGGAAGGTTTCTTGCCGAAACCCGCCGCAAAAGAGCAGGCTTAA